A genomic window from Streptomyces mirabilis includes:
- a CDS encoding right-handed parallel beta-helix repeat-containing protein translates to MLLSTGRHRRTRTLSIAAAVAVAAGAGGVYLGLADNGSAQAAAATVTVSTTAQLQTAVADAAAGTTIQVRGGTYYPTATLKSTANGTGSSRISLTAYGSEKVKIDGSKLAAGSWLAGIYGDYWTVQDITWQNSPAQGFVATSSVGGVFKNLVTANNGDSGFTLRGDGTTDNLVQNLDSHGNYDAANHGQNADGIAIKFGSGTGNKVTGARLYHNADDGLDLWQFSSPITIEHSWSYGNGKNRWNDSAFEGNGNGFKLGGGGASVAHVVNNDAAWDNAGNGFTENSNTGAIVLNRNTAYANTDAGFFFATGKARLARNLAVSNKGGLDKLGSATVSAANNWDSGTSTPSFRSTDATTAYGARSSSGSLPATTFLTTGSTTIGSTMN, encoded by the coding sequence GTGCTTCTGAGCACCGGACGCCACCGCAGGACCCGTACGCTCTCGATCGCCGCGGCGGTGGCCGTCGCAGCGGGGGCGGGTGGCGTCTACCTCGGCCTCGCGGACAACGGCTCGGCGCAGGCCGCCGCCGCAACGGTCACCGTCTCCACCACCGCGCAACTCCAGACGGCCGTCGCCGATGCCGCCGCGGGCACCACCATCCAGGTGCGCGGCGGCACGTACTACCCGACGGCCACGCTGAAGTCGACGGCGAACGGCACCGGTTCCTCGCGGATCTCGCTCACCGCGTACGGCAGCGAGAAGGTGAAGATCGACGGTTCCAAGCTGGCCGCCGGTTCCTGGCTGGCAGGGATCTACGGCGACTACTGGACCGTCCAGGACATCACGTGGCAGAACTCGCCCGCACAGGGTTTCGTCGCCACCTCCTCCGTGGGTGGCGTCTTCAAGAACCTCGTCACCGCGAACAACGGCGACTCGGGCTTCACGCTGCGCGGCGACGGCACGACCGACAACCTCGTGCAGAACCTGGACAGTCACGGCAACTACGACGCCGCGAACCACGGGCAGAACGCCGACGGCATCGCCATCAAGTTCGGCTCCGGCACCGGCAACAAGGTCACCGGCGCTCGCCTCTACCACAACGCGGACGACGGCCTCGACCTCTGGCAGTTCTCCTCGCCGATCACCATCGAGCACTCGTGGTCGTACGGGAACGGCAAGAACCGCTGGAACGACTCCGCCTTCGAGGGCAACGGCAACGGCTTCAAGCTCGGCGGCGGCGGGGCCTCGGTCGCCCACGTCGTGAACAACGACGCGGCCTGGGACAACGCGGGCAACGGCTTCACCGAGAACTCCAACACCGGGGCCATCGTGCTCAACCGCAACACGGCCTACGCCAACACCGACGCGGGCTTCTTCTTCGCGACGGGCAAGGCGCGGCTGGCCAGGAACCTCGCGGTGAGCAACAAGGGCGGCCTGGACAAACTCGGTTCCGCCACGGTCTCCGCGGCCAACAACTGGGACAGCGGCACCTCGACGCCGTCCTTCAGGTCGACGGACGCGACCACGGCGTACGGTGCCCGCTCGTCGAGCGGTTCGCTGCCGGCGACCACGTTCCTGACGACGGGCTCGACGACCATCGGCTCGACCATGAACTGA
- a CDS encoding family 43 glycosylhydrolase yields the protein MRRRTARALLIPVLALLLGLLAAPPSPASSSPSGAPHVNEPKYAGYLFAYFTGEGTADGEQIRYALSRGNDPLHWRELNAGHPVLTSTIGEKGLRDPFVIRSPKGDKFFLIATDLKMYQNSSGSWDYVQRHGSRSIMIWESTDLVHWTDQRLVKVAPDNAGNTWAPEAYWDDSLGEYVVFWASKLYADDDPEHAGSTYNKMLYATTKDFRTFSEPKVWDDPGYSVIDSTVIKDKGSYYRYTKDERDPSSSSPCSKFITGEKSTSLTNTTYDFVSDCIGSGSIDRGEGPTVFKSNAGNKWYLFIDEYGSRGYVPFETTDLDSGKWTMSTNYQLPASPRHGTVMPVTQAEYDRLLAAYPVTGTSVVDATAKGQSGYAIVTESASKVVLPMRPDTNLRRLAPTLAVGAGAKVSPASGTPRDFRTPRTYTVTAPDGTSRTWTVEAVPHRSPVLPGLNADPDVHYLDGRYWIYPTTDGYAGWSGTSFKAYSSKDLVHWKDHGVILDLGPDVSWADKNAWAPAIAERDGKYYFYFCAEQQIGVAVADSPAGPFKDALGRPLVAKGRLTGQMIDPAVFTDDDGQSYLYWGNGHGYVVPLNADMVSFDASQVRDITQPDFREGSFVVKRRGTYYFMWSEDDTRSENYHVAYATGPSPLGPWTKRGTILSKRPEYGIKGTGHHSVVNVPGTDDWYIVYHRFALNGPGKAGGDGTHRETTIDRMEFAADGTIEPVVPTLESIRPVRTGS from the coding sequence ATGCGACGCCGCACCGCCCGCGCGCTCCTGATCCCCGTCCTCGCTCTTCTCCTGGGCCTGCTGGCCGCGCCACCGAGCCCCGCGTCATCGTCGCCTTCGGGAGCACCGCACGTGAACGAACCGAAGTACGCCGGTTATCTCTTCGCCTACTTCACCGGCGAGGGCACGGCCGACGGCGAGCAGATCCGCTACGCCCTGAGCCGCGGCAACGACCCTTTGCACTGGCGGGAGTTGAACGCGGGCCATCCCGTCCTGACCTCCACCATCGGCGAGAAGGGGCTGCGCGATCCCTTCGTGATCCGCTCCCCCAAGGGCGACAAGTTCTTCCTCATCGCCACCGACCTGAAGATGTACCAGAACTCCAGCGGCAGCTGGGACTACGTGCAGCGGCACGGCAGCAGGTCCATCATGATCTGGGAGTCCACCGACCTGGTGCACTGGACCGACCAGCGCCTGGTGAAGGTGGCCCCCGACAACGCGGGCAACACCTGGGCGCCGGAGGCCTATTGGGACGACTCGCTCGGTGAGTACGTCGTCTTCTGGGCGTCCAAGCTGTACGCCGACGACGACCCGGAACACGCCGGATCGACGTACAACAAGATGCTGTACGCCACCACGAAGGACTTCCGCACCTTCAGCGAGCCGAAGGTCTGGGACGACCCGGGCTACTCGGTGATCGACTCGACGGTCATCAAGGACAAGGGCAGCTACTACCGCTACACCAAGGACGAGCGCGATCCCAGCTCCTCCAGCCCCTGCTCGAAGTTCATCACCGGCGAGAAGTCGACCTCCCTGACGAACACCACGTACGACTTCGTGTCGGACTGCATCGGCAGCGGCTCGATCGACCGCGGCGAGGGCCCGACGGTCTTCAAGTCCAACGCCGGGAACAAGTGGTACCTGTTCATCGACGAGTACGGCAGCCGTGGTTACGTCCCCTTCGAGACCACCGACCTCGACTCGGGCAAGTGGACCATGTCGACGAACTACCAGCTGCCCGCGAGCCCCCGGCACGGCACGGTGATGCCGGTGACGCAGGCGGAGTACGACCGGCTGCTGGCCGCCTACCCGGTGACCGGCACGTCGGTCGTGGACGCGACCGCGAAGGGCCAGAGCGGGTATGCGATCGTCACCGAGTCGGCCTCGAAGGTCGTCCTGCCGATGAGGCCGGACACGAACCTCAGGCGCCTCGCCCCCACCCTCGCGGTCGGCGCGGGCGCGAAGGTCAGCCCGGCCTCGGGCACACCCCGGGACTTCCGCACCCCGCGCACCTACACCGTGACGGCCCCGGACGGGACGAGCCGGACCTGGACGGTCGAGGCGGTACCCCACCGCAGCCCGGTCCTCCCCGGACTCAACGCCGACCCGGACGTCCATTACCTGGACGGCCGGTACTGGATCTATCCGACGACGGACGGCTACGCGGGGTGGAGCGGGACGAGCTTCAAGGCGTACTCGTCGAAGGACCTGGTCCACTGGAAGGACCACGGTGTGATCCTGGACCTGGGACCCGATGTGTCCTGGGCGGACAAGAACGCCTGGGCCCCGGCGATCGCCGAACGCGACGGCAAGTACTACTTCTACTTCTGTGCGGAGCAGCAGATCGGCGTGGCGGTGGCCGACTCCCCGGCCGGTCCCTTCAAGGACGCGCTGGGCAGGCCCCTGGTGGCCAAGGGCCGGTTGACGGGCCAGATGATCGACCCGGCGGTGTTCACGGACGACGACGGGCAGTCGTATCTGTACTGGGGCAACGGCCACGGATACGTCGTGCCGCTGAACGCCGACATGGTGTCGTTCGACGCCTCACAGGTGCGGGACATCACGCAGCCCGACTTCCGTGAGGGATCCTTCGTCGTCAAGCGGCGGGGCACGTACTACTTCATGTGGTCCGAGGACGACACCCGCAGCGAGAACTACCACGTCGCCTACGCCACCGGACCGTCCCCGCTCGGTCCGTGGACCAAGCGGGGCACGATCCTGTCCAAGCGCCCGGAGTACGGCATCAAGGGCACCGGACACCACTCCGTGGTGAACGTCCCCGGCACCGACGACTGGTACATCGTCTACCACCGGTTCGCCCTGAACGGCCCCGGGAAGGCGGGCGGGGACGGCACGCACCGGGAGACCACCATCGACCGCATGGAGTTCGCGGCCGACGGAACGATCGAACCGGTGGTGCCGACCCTGGAGTCGATCCGCCCCGTACGGACCGGGTCCTGA
- a CDS encoding HAD family acid phosphatase, with translation MRKSLRAAAIAAACAVAGGALYGTGVATAGQSTANSTHEPYNIGLLVKDIDTYYGATLDSSGVYQASKDSQYAKDLSRLESDAKRYIDRAAHKAKHRGEKPAVVFDIDDTLLLSLDYEKKTNYTYNSASWAAYVAQADRPAVFGTPELVAYAESKGVEVFYNSGLKESQRVSAVANLKKVGADINLDAGHMFLKDAANPPAYLSACATAAAWNCTTVQYKSGTRKHIESLGYDIVANFGDQYSDLDGGYADKTFKLPNPTYFVS, from the coding sequence ATGCGGAAGTCCCTCAGAGCGGCAGCCATCGCGGCCGCTTGTGCCGTCGCCGGCGGAGCCCTCTACGGCACGGGCGTCGCCACGGCCGGCCAGTCGACGGCCAACTCGACCCACGAGCCCTACAACATCGGGCTCCTGGTCAAGGACATCGACACCTACTACGGCGCCACGCTCGACAGCAGCGGCGTGTACCAGGCGTCCAAGGACAGCCAGTACGCCAAGGACCTGTCGCGCCTGGAGTCGGACGCCAAGCGCTACATCGACAGGGCGGCGCACAAGGCGAAGCACCGGGGCGAGAAGCCCGCGGTCGTCTTCGACATCGACGACACGCTGCTGCTCTCCCTCGACTACGAGAAGAAGACCAACTACACCTACAACTCGGCCTCCTGGGCCGCGTACGTGGCCCAGGCCGACCGTCCGGCCGTCTTCGGCACCCCCGAACTCGTCGCGTACGCCGAGTCCAAGGGTGTCGAGGTCTTCTACAACTCGGGCCTGAAGGAGTCGCAGCGCGTCTCCGCGGTCGCGAACCTGAAGAAGGTCGGCGCCGACATCAACCTCGACGCCGGCCACATGTTCCTCAAGGACGCGGCCAACCCGCCGGCCTACCTGAGCGCCTGCGCCACGGCCGCCGCCTGGAACTGCACCACCGTGCAGTACAAGTCCGGCACCCGTAAGCACATCGAGTCCCTCGGGTACGACATCGTCGCCAACTTCGGCGACCAGTACTCCGACCTCGACGGAGGCTACGCCGACAAGACGTTCAAGCTCCCGAACCCGACGTACTTCGTCAGCTAG